The Salvia splendens isolate huo1 chromosome 21, SspV2, whole genome shotgun sequence genome includes a window with the following:
- the LOC121783995 gene encoding protein ROH1-like, whose translation MPVTEIQNSFLNRISIRRNQIAAVESNNNELDQEDLELFSRNVADRFTALLPAPESPSASPQILTLSWFRELLDAFLSCEAEFKALLLSSRDPSRPPLDRLVPDLLDRSVKALDVFNAVTNALDLMHHWQKLAQIAVSALHQSPVGEGQVRRARRALATLIASMSFDDKDGGSGGGGHGKWAERTRSFGRRLGGALASRERGAVGSLRSLSWTVAKSWSAAKQVQGMLMSLAAPRGGEAGGMATPVYIMNTMLVFAAWALVAAVPCQERHGLATNFHIPRSLSWAQPMMALQERIGEEVKRKEKKGNPGLMEELQKMEAAAHSLVEFADGFVFPLEDGRAEEMAKQVEELAGICQKMEEGLGPLQQLVREVFHRIVKSRGEILDVFDHVNKLSATVQY comes from the exons atgccgGTGACGGAAATCCAAAACTCGTTCCTGAACCGCATCAGCATCCGTCGCAATCAGATCGCCGCCGTCGAAAGCAACAATAATGAGCTAGACCAAGAAGACTTGGAACTCTTCAGCCGCAATGTCGCCGACCGCTTCACCGCCCTCCTCCCGGCCCCGGAGTCCCCCTCCGCCAGCCCTCAAATCCTCACCCTCTCCTGGTTCCGAGAACTCCTCGACGCCTTCCTCTCCTGCGAAGCCGAATTCAAAGCCCTCCTCCTCTCCTCCCGCGACCCCTCCCGCCCTCCCCTCGACCGCCTCGTCCCCGACCTCCTCGACCGCTCCGTCAAGGCCCTCGACGTCTTCAACGCCGTCACCAACGCCCTCGACCTCATGCACCACTGGCAGAAGCTCGCCCAGATCGCCGTCTCCGCCCTCCACCAATCCCCTGTCGGGGAAGGCCAG GTTCGTCGTGCGCGCCGCGCTCTGGCTACCCTCATCGCATCCATGTCATTTGACGacaaggacggagggagtggcGGTGGGGGCCACGGGAAGTGGGCAGAGCGGACACGGTCGTTCGGGCGGCGGCTAGGCGGTGCTCTGGCGAGCCGGGAGCGGGGCGCGGTGGGGAGCCTGCGGTCGCTGTCGTGGACGGTGGCGAAGTCGTGGTCAGCAGCAAAGCAGGTGCAGGGGATGCTGATGAGCCTGGCGGCGCCGAGAGGGGGGGAGGCAGGGGGGATGGCGACACCGGTGTACATAATGAACACGATGCTGGTGTTCGCGGCGTGGGCTCTGGTGGCGGCGGTGCCGTGCCAGGAGAGGCACGGGCTGGCGACGAATTTCCACATACCTCGGAGCCTGAGCTGGGCGCAGCCGATGATGGCGCTGCAGGAGAGGATCGGGGAGGAGGTGAAGAGGAAGGAGAAGAAGGGGAACCCGGGGCTGATGGAGGAGCTGCAGAAGATGGAAGCGGCCGCGCATTCGCTCGTGGAGTTTGCGGACGGGTTCGTGTTCCCCTTGGAGGATGGGAGGGCGGAGGAGATGGCGAAGCAGGTGGAGGAGCTGGCCGGGATATGCCAGAAGATGGAGGAGGGGCTGGGGCCCCTCCAACAGTTGGTCAGGGAGGTGTTTCATAGGATTGTCAAGAGTAGAGGGGAGATTCTTGATGTTTTTGATCATGTTAATAAATTGTCTGCAACCGTGCAATATTGA